From a single Candidatus Cetobacterium colombiensis genomic region:
- a CDS encoding NCS2 family permease, with protein MENIKQKNNGVLRAIDSYFQLSHYNTSISTEVTAGITTFMTMAYILIVQPMFMSAAGMDVKAVTIVTALLSAVFSILMGLYTNRPFAMAPAMGGNAFFAYTLVAGGLVNWQTAMGMVFLSGIGFLLLTVFGLRGLIVEAIPKNLKFAIGVAVGFFIAMVGFKNGQIMTITNGTISMGSISNPNTILSLIGLFITIALVLNKVKGGVLIGIVVTTLLGIPMGITQIPESFFSMPPSISSIAFKLDIMGALKFAFLPLIFTFFVGDFFCTLGTLLGVSAQAGLLDENGNLPEVDKPFLVDSIATIVGSLFGSTTITTFLESAAGVEVGGRTGLTAISTGICFIFTIFLTPIVYIIPSAATAPALIFIGILMMTSIKFIDMEDMTEFVPAVITIMFTVFTDNMATGMSMGIISHVIIKVLTGRYKELNIPVLILTLPLLGYFIFL; from the coding sequence ATGGAAAACATTAAACAAAAGAACAATGGTGTGCTAAGAGCTATTGATTCTTATTTTCAACTTAGCCACTATAACACATCAATTTCAACGGAAGTTACTGCTGGAATTACCACTTTTATGACAATGGCATACATTTTAATTGTTCAACCAATGTTCATGAGTGCAGCTGGAATGGATGTGAAGGCTGTAACAATAGTTACCGCTTTATTATCAGCAGTTTTTTCAATTCTTATGGGTCTTTACACAAACAGACCTTTCGCTATGGCCCCAGCAATGGGAGGAAATGCATTTTTCGCTTATACATTAGTTGCTGGTGGATTAGTAAATTGGCAAACTGCTATGGGAATGGTATTTTTATCGGGAATAGGATTTTTACTTTTAACTGTTTTTGGATTAAGAGGTCTTATTGTTGAAGCAATACCTAAAAATTTAAAGTTTGCGATAGGAGTAGCTGTAGGATTTTTTATAGCTATGGTTGGATTTAAAAATGGTCAAATTATGACAATTACTAACGGAACTATTTCTATGGGAAGTATTTCTAATCCTAATACCATACTGTCTTTAATCGGACTTTTTATAACAATTGCACTTGTTTTAAATAAAGTAAAAGGTGGAGTTTTAATAGGAATTGTAGTCACAACTCTTCTTGGAATTCCGATGGGAATAACTCAAATCCCTGAAAGCTTTTTCTCTATGCCACCATCTATTTCAAGTATCGCATTTAAACTTGATATCATGGGAGCTTTAAAATTTGCATTTTTACCTTTAATATTCACATTTTTCGTAGGAGATTTCTTCTGTACTTTAGGAACTCTTTTAGGAGTTTCTGCTCAAGCTGGACTTTTAGATGAAAATGGAAACTTACCTGAAGTGGATAAACCATTTTTGGTAGATTCAATTGCCACTATTGTTGGATCACTTTTTGGTTCTACAACAATAACAACATTCTTAGAATCTGCAGCTGGAGTTGAAGTTGGAGGAAGAACAGGTTTAACTGCAATTTCAACGGGAATTTGTTTTATATTTACTATATTCTTAACACCGATAGTTTATATAATTCCTTCTGCTGCCACAGCACCTGCATTAATATTCATTGGAATTTTAATGATGACAAGTATAAAATTTATTGATATGGAAGATATGACTGAATTTGTCCCTGCTGTTATAACAATAATGTTTACTGTATTTACAGATAACATGGCAACAGGAATGAGTATGGGTATTATATCTCATGTTATAATAAAAGTATTAACTGGAAGATATAAAGAATTGAATATCCCTGTGTTAATTTTAACACTGCCCCTACTTGGATACTTTATTTTTCTATAA
- a CDS encoding BatD family protein: MKKISLFFMMLLLCKLSFSELVVNLSNSSPSKYEVFNLEVSFVNEDKEKYKIEGIDNFDVLSRGSSNSYNVINGKTTSMKSDVYRLKPKNDGEFTLKVITDNGVEKIVNIKVLENKELDKVMVDRFTLQSNLPKEVYYFGEKIPFSENFISTVNISSFSQVKAPDFQDFSVKDITPYNNNSYVQKQINYNGKQAIDLTIFKGILQANSSGEKTITTGEVKVGQPTRDFFYENTTLVGGKDIKINIKPLPVDQPANFKDIVGTLKFDEIWKGKEVNVGQAITLTLTLYGSGNLSLIDKLPLESNNEFNVFQSVKSYNEEIRDDQYFNEKVFEIAFIPKKGGVEKTPEIIIPYFNTNTEKYEDIIIPSQDITVKGNNNIQNTVSDNRSPIQNNNEKITSQQKGGMNNNANSSNNLKEVNIKLLETEKTTNKNIYKLAFGIITLLSLAELLVIIYLVLDRKKFKNNKKR, translated from the coding sequence ATGAAAAAAATAAGTTTATTTTTTATGATGCTACTACTTTGTAAATTAAGTTTTTCAGAGTTAGTTGTTAATTTGTCAAATTCATCTCCTTCAAAATATGAGGTTTTTAATTTAGAAGTTTCTTTTGTAAATGAAGACAAAGAAAAATATAAAATCGAAGGAATAGATAATTTTGATGTTTTATCTAGAGGATCAAGTAATAGTTATAATGTAATAAATGGAAAGACTACTTCAATGAAAAGTGATGTTTATAGATTAAAACCCAAGAACGATGGAGAATTTACATTAAAAGTAATAACAGATAACGGAGTAGAAAAAATCGTTAATATAAAAGTTCTTGAGAATAAAGAGTTAGATAAAGTTATGGTGGATAGATTTACACTACAATCTAATTTACCAAAAGAAGTTTATTATTTTGGAGAAAAGATACCTTTTTCAGAAAATTTTATAAGTACTGTAAATATAAGTTCTTTCTCACAAGTTAAAGCTCCTGATTTTCAAGATTTTTCTGTAAAAGATATAACTCCTTATAATAATAATAGTTATGTTCAAAAGCAAATAAATTATAATGGAAAACAGGCTATAGATTTAACTATTTTTAAAGGTATTTTACAAGCTAATAGTAGTGGAGAAAAAACAATAACAACTGGAGAAGTTAAAGTTGGACAACCAACCAGAGATTTTTTCTATGAAAATACAACTCTTGTAGGTGGAAAAGATATAAAAATTAATATAAAGCCACTACCAGTAGATCAACCTGCAAATTTTAAAGATATTGTTGGTACGTTGAAATTTGATGAGATTTGGAAAGGAAAAGAAGTAAATGTAGGTCAAGCAATTACATTGACACTAACTTTATATGGAAGTGGAAATTTATCTCTAATAGATAAGTTGCCTTTGGAAAGTAATAATGAGTTTAATGTTTTTCAGAGCGTTAAAAGTTATAATGAAGAGATTAGAGATGATCAATATTTTAATGAAAAAGTATTTGAAATTGCGTTTATTCCTAAAAAAGGAGGAGTAGAAAAAACTCCAGAAATTATAATTCCATATTTCAATACAAATACAGAAAAATATGAAGATATAATAATTCCATCGCAAGATATAACTGTGAAAGGAAACAATAATATTCAAAATACTGTATCTGACAACAGAAGTCCTATACAAAATAATAATGAAAAAATAACTTCTCAACAAAAGGGTGGAATGAACAATAATGCAAATTCTAGCAATAATTTAAAAGAAGTTAATATAAAATTACTAGAAACTGAAAAAACAACAAATAAAAATATTTACAAATTAGCATTTGGAATAATAACTTTACTATCTTTAGCAGAATTGTTAGTGATAATTTACCTTGTATTAGATAGAAAAAAGTTTAAAAACAATAAAAAAAGATAA
- a CDS encoding vWA domain-containing protein encodes MEFGSMSNIKLVVIPILTILFIILGIRKREKILEKIGWKKDIFIMAVKGILISLGTSLVFLALLSPQKLKEEENIKVQGSDLYVLMDISKSMLAEDTYPNRLETSKAELRGILDNLKGDRVGIIPFSDSAYIQMPLTDDYFMAKNYIDAIDSKLISGGGTELLEGLKLANKSFEKTDAKDKNVIIFSDGGEKNQEVLNYVKDNKIKTFIFGVGTDEGSVIPIDNGFIKDDKGNVVVSKLNDSFLKELAKESGGAYYQLDNLNNNNYKKLIQDIGKLDKTSQREEKLNIYEKYYQYPLGLGLIFILIGYFLRRREKEGEYV; translated from the coding sequence CCTATTTTAACTATTTTATTTATAATATTAGGTATAAGAAAAAGAGAGAAAATTTTAGAAAAAATAGGTTGGAAAAAAGATATATTCATAATGGCTGTAAAAGGAATCTTGATATCATTAGGTACTAGTTTAGTTTTCTTAGCTTTGTTGTCTCCTCAAAAACTAAAAGAGGAAGAAAATATAAAAGTTCAAGGTAGTGACTTATATGTACTTATGGATATATCAAAGTCAATGTTAGCTGAAGACACTTATCCAAATAGATTAGAAACAAGTAAAGCTGAATTAAGAGGGATTCTTGATAATTTAAAAGGAGATAGAGTAGGAATAATACCATTTTCTGATAGTGCATATATTCAAATGCCATTGACAGATGACTATTTTATGGCAAAGAACTACATAGATGCAATAGATAGTAAGCTTATCTCTGGAGGAGGAACAGAACTTTTAGAGGGCTTAAAGTTAGCTAATAAATCATTTGAAAAAACAGATGCTAAGGATAAAAATGTGATTATATTTTCTGATGGTGGAGAAAAAAATCAAGAAGTTTTAAATTATGTAAAAGATAATAAAATCAAGACATTTATATTTGGTGTAGGAACTGATGAAGGAAGTGTTATTCCTATAGATAATGGTTTTATAAAAGATGATAAAGGGAATGTTGTTGTATCAAAATTAAATGACAGTTTCTTAAAAGAGTTAGCTAAAGAGAGCGGTGGAGCTTATTACCAACTTGATAATCTTAATAACAATAACTATAAAAAATTAATACAAGATATTGGAAAATTAGATAAAACTTCTCAAAGAGAGGAGAAATTAAATATTTATGAAAAATATTACCAATACCCATTAGGTTTAGGTTTAATATTTATCCTTATAGGTTATTTTTTAAGAAGAAGAGAAAAGGAGGGGGAATATGTTTAA